The segment TGACGGAGAGGTAGTCACGTGTCATCATGTAGCGTCCGCTGTGACTGAACTTCACGTCCGAGATGGAGGAGATTATCTCAGAGAAAAAGGACCGGCTGCTCGGATCCTCAGGCTCCTCAAAGACTTaaaagagaagacagaaaaacaagaaccCTCACTATTTGTCATAATTGTATTAAAGTTGATAATCTTCAATAATTAAGAAAAATTATTAGgaccctattgaaactgaaggagttAATCTTATTTGTCCGCCAAAttaatcgcatttttgagggcCTTCCCAAGCCCCAAAACACACTGACCAGTAGCTTTATTGTACATGCAAGAAAATCGCTAAACATGTGgaggtcaggatgaagaaaaattACATTATCACCATGATCCAAACAAAACAGGACGGCCGCCATTCTGGATTGAACGGTCACTTTTTGGCAATTTTTGAACTTGTCCTAGACCTAGAGCTTTAGTGCGATCATCGTCAAACACGGTGAGGTCACCAagtttttaatcacaaatattttcacatttattttgaccataaaattaataaatgctGTAATTGTAATTCATTAAtatagtgaaaaaaaagttagttaTAAAATTAATTAACTTCACACTGCAGCACTACAATGAGGGTACTTACACTTTGAGTGCCGGTCGCAGAGAGCCGCTGCTCGCATGTCACACAGGCGGATGGTTCCTTTGCTACTGCTGTACACAAATACATTGCATTGGTGTGGATGGCACTCAGCAGCTGTGATTACTTCTGTCAGTTCCTCCATGTTGGCAGGCTTGATGTCTACAATATCTGGGAACGCACGGTTAAGGCAAACGACGTTATCATGTTTTATGATGACACAGTAAATCTGGCAGATAAAGGACACACACTAATGTCTGCTTTCACGTGTGGGGACAAAGGATACTAAAACTTCTGTCTGTGATTTCCAAGTGCCATAGGTTTATTCTTAGGTCATCTGCGGAGAGGTACGTTTCATGATCACTATTTACAGAAATGGAATTAATGTGATAGGTGTGTGCATTTGCAAAGATCCTCCGTGGGCTCGCTTCTACCATGAGATTCATTGGCATCAGCACTGGTACCTGAAACACACGACATGCTCCTTTAAGTTTATTAAAAACCAATTAAAAACGGCGTATACCAACAAGGCATGTCACATACCCGTAAAGAGGTGATTCTAAAGGGGTCTCGGAGTCGTCCGTCTTCATCTTTCAGGTTGTAACCTTCTGCTCGTTTATCTCTTTCACTAATTTTCCACAATTTGATAGTTTTATCtggcaagaaagaaaaaaagaaggggaaaaacagTCACACAGAAGCTTTTTTGAAAGATTCAAATGAAGTAGATTAAAAGTGAATTGTTACCATTTGTCGAAAGTAGAAAGTGAGCAGCATTTTGTTGGGGTAGccatcttattttatttattttttcttctatttctaAACTTTTCAAATAGTCAAACTCTGGCTCGTGACTCTGAAAAGTGCTATAGACGTTGTACTCCCCGCGCAGGTGTGGACGATTCTTAGACTGGAAGAAAACAAACGTAAATATCAAGTCATTACATCCTCGGTGTGATGGtccacacactaacacagaaGTAGAAGCTCTTACCTCCTGTTCGTGTTGAAAAATCACTACTCGGCCTCCTTTATCTCCAGTTGCAAGCAATTCTCCAGAATAGTTGAATTCGACGGTTGAGATTATGTCAGCTGAAAATGTACACACGGCAGACAGCAGAGTGAGTCAGACCCTCATGGCTCagcttcctccctccctccatgtTGACTCTCCTGTGACAGCCACAAGCATGCTAACTGCTGCACATAGGGTGGCCATAGATCCGGATGTAAGCCAGACAGTCCTGATTTTAAATACCCCGTCAGTCCTCCTTTTTGGAGTTGCACTGGAACGTAGCCCTAACATCTATGGTCTAACAAACAACTGGTTAAAAGCAGTGTCGATCAAATAGGTCTGATATATCAGTGGTTAAAAATGTAACCAAGGCTTGAGGCTTCCATGTGCTGGCTATACACAGAAAGGCGCTGCCACTGCTGTTTGTTGGCTGGGGCTAACATGGCACAAAATATCGAAAcataaaatacctttttttgcTAAAAAGAATCTTGTGTTTAATCTTGtttaagtttgtgtttattacacCTTTCCTTGTACAGACATGAACCAGAAGTTCCTTGGCaacaaaaatcatttatttttaatttgcactgaCTCAAAAGACTCGAGAGATGCATAAATCAAGCACAAttgtttttccaaacattttccGAGTCCagaaatgttctgctttctGGCAATTTGTTCTTTTGCCAATTAATGTCTAGGAGTGCAATACGTTAAGACTGTGCACGACATTGTTCTCGGATCTGTTTCAAAACAGATGTTTAGAAATATTTTTCA is part of the Solea senegalensis isolate Sse05_10M linkage group LG15, IFAPA_SoseM_1, whole genome shotgun sequence genome and harbors:
- the ppp2r2d gene encoding serine/threonine-protein phosphatase 2A 55 kDa regulatory subunit B delta isoform, translated to MAGVAGGNDFQWCFSQVKGAIDEDVAEADIISTVEFNYSGELLATGDKGGRVVIFQHEQESKNRPHLRGEYNVYSTFQSHEPEFDYLKSLEIEEKINKIRWLPQQNAAHFLLSTNDKTIKLWKISERDKRAEGYNLKDEDGRLRDPFRITSLRVPVLMPMNLMVEASPRRIFANAHTYHINSISVNSDHETYLSADDLRINLWHLEITDRSFNIVDIKPANMEELTEVITAAECHPHQCNVFVYSSSKGTIRLCDMRAAALCDRHSKFFEEPEDPSSRSFFSEIISSISDVKFSHSGRYMMTRDYLSVKVWDLNMENRPVETYQVHEYLRSKLCSLYENDCIFDKFECCWNGSDSAIMTGSYNNFFRMFDRNTRRDITLEASRESSKPRATLKPRKVSTGGKRKKDEISVDSLDFNKKILHTAWHPKDNVIAVAATNNLYIFQDKIN